In a genomic window of Cardiocondyla obscurior isolate alpha-2009 linkage group LG08, Cobs3.1, whole genome shotgun sequence:
- the LOC139104625 gene encoding zinc finger protein 287 produces MGDVHLYDSTICRLCAGDNGNEHLFVNEDGESDLCSLVNRYLPLKIYDDGKLPRTICPGCNIQLEATAQFFDLLVAGQNKIRELWKQQTEQQRKTERLRNKKENAGDFGAEEIEGDSMVEYDEDEQDKQQTVIKIMPDGSMYAAEHEMSLQMEGLDKPRRKRGRPPKAQTDADSMATKENSTEVVSQGEEDKQEEEEELDGDGRRRRKRKVPKRFLEAVQGKELEKIFKEEGVIDEEDNDNSELFDDPENLVKSSNQDGQEEVIGHLETEEGTDLGEVVIVNRGRIRPKSKVRRRQNKFTCTLCGRGFLQRSKYLVHKSFHTNNKNECAECKKVFDSKENLKLHQEKTQHNSSSTKENVQVQESRETHKTEQDNTAKTLPTAKSLEVTDNSKNTIYKCEKCNKQFGLKQEHELHMVLVHEQPKFTCNTCNKSFSNQSDLKMHIPTHGKIKEKSNPYPCNICGKVLNHPSSVLYHKEAEHNDGRRFVCNKCNKSFKHKQLLQRHQLVHSDSRPHVCKSCNASFKTKANLINHQSTHTGQKKYQCEICNQQFAHKTSLTLHYRWHTGQKPFKCKECGKSFSQNGNLQEHIRIHTGEKPYSCDFCGRKFTTSSQFKLHVKRHTGERPWKCEFCSKSFLHKDTWKCHVRRHKGERPFQCSECNRGFTEQWALKKHIRLHTGEKPYSCDVCGKAFADCSNLTKHKKVHRDRTLIEVRSEGSSIGEVWEILPTSRGTGEQTFNTQMIATEEASNDEMQQIIYVSYQDSNEPNQSQTLHLVDANMVKNKDEIAVNTNSLSRLDMGNSGIITNKIINNSANNAKQSEIELSESDLQLQITDEHGNPIPLSIQEARQLLSQGHFVSHVNDNQIIRVHPGMFAQQLQALNIHVDEDTMEENGIMVRSNTSKNIEAMSSIQADAEAIVQALEDEDTDATAVATINQLGSIEQAELVDGEQAIEFTTQDGQKVRVLTSYPVDPLQLASEYLTIV; encoded by the exons ATGGGCGACGTGCATCTGTACGACTCGACAATTTGTCGACTGTGCGCAGGGGACAACGGCAACGAACATCTGTTCGTCAACGAGGACGGCGAGTCGGATCTCTGCTCGCTCGTGAATCGCTACTTGCCACTCAAG aTTTATGACGATGGGAAACTACCTCGGACAATTTGCCCTGGCTGTAATATTCAATTGGAGGCAACAGCACAGTTTTTTGATTTACTGGTGGCTGGCCAGAACAAAATACGTGAACTCTGGAAACAGCAAACAGAACAGCAGCGAAAAACGGAAcgtttacgtaataaaaaagaaaatgcggGTGATTTTGGAGCGGAAGAAATAGAAGGTGATAGTATGGTTGAATATGATGAAGATGAACAGGACAAACAGCAAACagttattaaaa ttatgCCAGATGGATCTATGTATGCAGCAGAACATGAAATGAGTTTGCAAATGGAAGGTTTGGATAAGCCAAGGAGAAAACGTGGACGTCCACCCAAAGCACAGACAGATGCAGATTCTATG gcAACAAAGGAGAATTCTACAGAAGTTGTAAGTCAGGGAGAAGAGGATAAacaggaagaagaagaagaattagATGGTGATGGTAGACGCAGAAGAAAGCGTAAAGTTCCTAAAAG ATTTTTAGAAGCAGTACAGGGAaaggaattagaaaaaatatttaaagaggaAGGTGTAATTGATGAAGAAGATAATGATAATTCTGAATTATTTGATGATCCAGAAAACTTAGTAAAATCTTCCAATCAAGATGGTCAAGAag AAGTAATAGGTCATCTTGAAACAGAAGAAGGTACAGACTTGGGTGAAGTAGTAATCGTGAACCGTGGACGAATACGACCAAAATCAAAAGTGCGCCGtcggcaaaataaatttacttgcACACTTTGCGGCAGAGGTTTCCTACAACGTAGCAAATACTTAGTACacaa gaGTTTTCATACAAATAACAAGAATGAATGCGCAGAATGCAAAAAGGTATTTGACAGTAAagagaatttaaaattgcatcaAGAAAAGACTCAACACAATTCAAGTTCTACCAAAGAAAATGTCCAAGTACAAGAGTCACGTGAAACGCACAAGACAGAGCAAGACAACACGGCAAAAACTCTTCCTACGGCAAAATCTCTCGAAGTAACAGATAACTCCAAAAATACGATTTACAAGTGCGAGAAATGTAACAAGCAGTTTGGATTAAAACAAGAACATGAATTACATATGGTATTAGTGCATGAACAGCCGAAATTCACCTGTAATACCTgcaataaaagtttttcaaatCAATCGGATTTGAAAATGCACATACCAACGCACGGG aaaattaaagaaaaaagtaaccCGTATCCATGCAATATCTGCGGTAAGGTTCTAAACCATCCGAGTTCAGTTTTATATCACAAGGAAGCCGAGCATAATGACGGGCGTCGTTTTGTTTGTAACAAATGCAACAAAAGTTTTAAACATAAACAGTTGCTTCAGCGACATCAACTGGTGCACTCAGATAGTCGTCCGCACGTTTGTAAATCCTGTAACGCTAGTTTCAAGACAAAAGCAAATTTGATTAATCATCAGTCCACTCATACGGGTCagaaaaaatatcaatgtGAGATTTGCAATCAACAATTTGCACACAAGACTAGTCTCACTTTGCATTATag ATGGCATACTGGTCAAAAACCGTTTAAATGTAAAGAATGTGGCAAGAGTTTTTCACAGAATGGCAATTTGCAAGAGCATATACGTATTCACACTGGTGAAAAACCGTACAGTTGCGATTTTTGTGGTCGGAAATTTACCACATCGTCGCAATTCAAACTACATGTAAAACGGCATACCGGCGAGCGGCCGTGGAAATGTGAATTTTGCTCGAAAAGCTTTTTGCATAAGGATACATGGAAATGTCACGTGCGCCGACATAAAGGGGAACGTCCGTTTCAATGCAGCGAATGCAACCGTGGGTTTACGGAGCAGTGGGCGCTGAAAAAACATATCCGCTTGCATAccg gtgAGAAGCCTTATTCTTGCGACGTGTGCGGTAAAGCTTTCGCCGATTGTTCAAATCTGACAAAGCACAAAAAG GTACATAGAGATAGAACGCTAATTGAGGTGAGATCCGAAGGTTCTTCGATCGGCGAGGTATGGGAGATTTTACCAACTTCACGAGGAACTGGCGAACAAACGTTCAATACTCAAATGATAGCTACTGAAGAGGCGTCCAATGATGAGAtgcaacaaattatttacgtaTCTTATCAAGATTCTAACGAGCCTAATCAATCACAAACATTGCATTTGG TTGACGCAAACATGGTCAAGAACAAAGATGAGATAGCCGTGAACACAAATTCTCTGTCACGTTTGGATATGGGAAACAGTGGAATTATTaccaataaaattataaacaactCGGCAAACAACGCAAAACAATCAGAGATTGAATTATCGGAATCAGATTTACAGTTGCAA ATTACAGACGAACACGGAAATCCAATTCCATTATCTATACAAGAGGCTCGGCAACTTCTCTCGCAAGGACATTTTGTTAGCCACGTGAACGACAATCAAATTATCAGAGTCCACCCTGGAATGTTCGCGCAACAACTTCAAGCGTTAAATATTCACGTCGACGAAGATACTATGGAAGAAAATGGAATTATGGTACGTTCAAATACAAGCAAGAACATTGAAGCAATGTCGTCAATTCAAGCCGACGCGGAAGCAATCGTCCAAGCACTTGag gaCGAGGATACTGACGCCACGGCAGTTGCAACGATCAATCAACTGGGAAGTATCGAGCAGGCTGAACTCGTGGATGGTGAACAAGCGATCGAATTCACAACTCAGGATGGACAGAAAGTTCGCGTCTTAACGTCGTATCCCGTCGATCCATTGCAACTCGCTTCAGAATATTTAACTATTGTGTAA
- the LOC139104627 gene encoding abscission/NoCut checkpoint regulator isoform X1, whose amino-acid sequence MSCNTCQVKFSFFTKDIGCPGCGYSCCSKCLKYKCDIPNVGKKKVCGRCNNKLNKMNESSPTDDHPMLNTNKEPLAPIDVTMKLDLLENPVKPPIVIYKRANQWDKLKMGLEPADQQIADRLQKLKDEEQDISLPTVEEIKQRLALLKDQNLEAGGSNGIDIHQVDTRTDKEKADDLIQEYLAQIELPSSSNFCKDIQERLNLLRDGDKTHFEGKNRMDIYKELSISTNDDNELMNKISAMEIETPPNAEYEEEDENKIEDEDEDENENECVMCSRTGNESDLYKCRGCTGDLYCLSCFESSHDESEMTDKHKAICFIKKDRDKLSSAKMSLIHKLLTSDSQKNNH is encoded by the exons ATGTCTTGCAATACGTGCCAAGTAAAATTTTCGTTCTTCACAAAAGAC ATTGGCTGCCCAGGCTGTGGCTATTCTTGCTGTAGCAAAtgtcttaaatataaatgtgatATTCCTAATGTAGGGAAAAAGAAGGTTTGTGGACGttgtaacaataaattaaacaagatGAATGAGTCAAGTCCTACAGATGATCATCCCATGCTTAACACAAACAAGGAACCACTCGCGCCTATTGATGTTACTATGAA attGGATTTGTTGGAAAATCCAGTAAAACCTccaattgtaatatataaacgtGCAAATCAATGGGACAAGCTCAAGATGGGATTAGAGCCAGCTGATCAACAGATTGCAGATAGATTACAAAAACTGAAAGATGAGGAGCAAGATATTTCATTGCCTACTGTTGAGGAAATAAAACAACGATTGGCATTATTAAAGGATCAAAATCTAGAAGCTGGTGGAAGTAATGGCATAGAT ATACATCAAGTGGATACTAGaacagataaagaaaaagcagaTGATTTAATTCAAGAATATCTTGCACAAATAGAGCTACCTTCAAGTAGCAATTTTTGCAAAGATATTCAAGAGAGGCTTAATTTGTTAAGAGATGGGGATAAAACA CATTTTGAAGGCAAAAACAGGATGGATATTTACAAGGAGTTAAGTATTTCTACAAATGATGATAATGAATTAATGAACAAGATTTCAGCAATGGAAATAGAG ACTCCACCAAATGCTGAATATGAGGAAgaagatgaaaataaaattgaagacGAGGATGAagatgaaaatgaaaatgaatGTGTTATGTGCTCGCGGACCGGGAATGAATCGGATTTGTACAAATGCAGAGGTTGCACGGGTGATCTTTACTGTCTTTCATGTTTTGAGAGTTCTCATGATGAAAGTGAAATGACTGACAAGCACAAGGCAATTTGTTTTATCAAAAAGGATAGAGATAAATTGTCCTCTGCAAAGATGAGTCTCATACATAAACTATTAACATCAGATAGTCAGAAGAACAATCATTGA
- the LOC139104627 gene encoding abscission/NoCut checkpoint regulator isoform X2 — protein MNESSPTDDHPMLNTNKEPLAPIDVTMKLDLLENPVKPPIVIYKRANQWDKLKMGLEPADQQIADRLQKLKDEEQDISLPTVEEIKQRLALLKDQNLEAGGSNGIDIHQVDTRTDKEKADDLIQEYLAQIELPSSSNFCKDIQERLNLLRDGDKTHFEGKNRMDIYKELSISTNDDNELMNKISAMEIETPPNAEYEEEDENKIEDEDEDENENECVMCSRTGNESDLYKCRGCTGDLYCLSCFESSHDESEMTDKHKAICFIKKDRDKLSSAKMSLIHKLLTSDSQKNNH, from the exons atGAATGAGTCAAGTCCTACAGATGATCATCCCATGCTTAACACAAACAAGGAACCACTCGCGCCTATTGATGTTACTATGAA attGGATTTGTTGGAAAATCCAGTAAAACCTccaattgtaatatataaacgtGCAAATCAATGGGACAAGCTCAAGATGGGATTAGAGCCAGCTGATCAACAGATTGCAGATAGATTACAAAAACTGAAAGATGAGGAGCAAGATATTTCATTGCCTACTGTTGAGGAAATAAAACAACGATTGGCATTATTAAAGGATCAAAATCTAGAAGCTGGTGGAAGTAATGGCATAGAT ATACATCAAGTGGATACTAGaacagataaagaaaaagcagaTGATTTAATTCAAGAATATCTTGCACAAATAGAGCTACCTTCAAGTAGCAATTTTTGCAAAGATATTCAAGAGAGGCTTAATTTGTTAAGAGATGGGGATAAAACA CATTTTGAAGGCAAAAACAGGATGGATATTTACAAGGAGTTAAGTATTTCTACAAATGATGATAATGAATTAATGAACAAGATTTCAGCAATGGAAATAGAG ACTCCACCAAATGCTGAATATGAGGAAgaagatgaaaataaaattgaagacGAGGATGAagatgaaaatgaaaatgaatGTGTTATGTGCTCGCGGACCGGGAATGAATCGGATTTGTACAAATGCAGAGGTTGCACGGGTGATCTTTACTGTCTTTCATGTTTTGAGAGTTCTCATGATGAAAGTGAAATGACTGACAAGCACAAGGCAATTTGTTTTATCAAAAAGGATAGAGATAAATTGTCCTCTGCAAAGATGAGTCTCATACATAAACTATTAACATCAGATAGTCAGAAGAACAATCATTGA
- the Mo25 gene encoding protein Mo25 isoform X1, which produces MPLFGKSQKSPAEVVKALKEAVNALERGDKKVEKAQEDVSKNLVHIKNMLYGTAETEPQADIVVAQLAQELYNSNLLLLLVQNLSRIDFEGKKDVAQVFNNILRRQIGTRSPTVEYICTKPEILFTLMSGYEHQDIALNCGTMLRECARYEALAKIMIYSDDFYNFFRYVEVSTFDIASDAFSTFKELLTRHKILSAEFLEIHYDKVFSHYQRLLNSENYVTRRQSLKLLGELLLDRHNFTVMTRYISNPDNLKLMMNMLKEKSRNIQFEAFHVFKVFVANPNKPKPILDILLRNQEKLIEFLTRFHTDRSEDEQFNDEKAYLIKQIKELKSVHDN; this is translated from the exons ATGCCTCTGTTTGGAAAGTCCCAAAAGAGTCCGGCGGAAGTGGTGAAGGCTCTGAAGGAGGCGGTAAACGCATTGGAGCGCGGGGACAAGAAGGTAGAGAAG GCGCAAGAAGATGTAAGCAAGAATCTTGTGCACATTAAAAACATGCTGTATGGCACGGCCGAGACAGAACCGCAAGCGGACATTGTGGTGGCACAATTGGCCCAGGAATTGTACAACAGCAATCTGCTACTTTTGCTCGTGCAAAATTTGAGTCGCATCGACTTTGAG GGAAAAAAGGATGTTGCACAGGTCTTTAATAACATTCTACGGAGACAGATCGGAACTAGATCACCCACCGTAGAGTATATATGTACCAAACctgaaattctttttacacTTATGTCTGG TTACGAGCACCAAGATATAGCACTCAACTGCGGCACAATGTTGCGAGAATGCGCGAGATATGAAGCTTTGGCCAAGATCATGATTTACTCGGATGACTTTTACAACTTCTTTAGATATGTTGAAGTCTCTACGTTCGATATCGCGTCTGACGCTTTCTCTACGTTTAAA GAACTACTTACAAGGCACAAAATACTCAGCGCCGAATTTTTAGAGATACATTACGATAAAGTTTTCTCGCATTATCAGAGGTTACTCAATTCAGAGAACTATGTAACACGACGACAGAGTTTAAAACTGCTGGGTGAGCTATTGCTCGATAGACACAATTTTACG GTTATGACGCGATATATATCAAATccagataatttaaaattaatgatgaaCATGCTGAAAGAGAAATCTCGCAATATACAATTTGAGGCTTTCCACGTCTTCAAG GTATTTGTGGCGAATCCTAATAAACCGAAACCCATTCTGGACATATTGCTCCGTAATCAAGAAAAGCTGATCGAATTCCTGACGCGCTTCCACACGGATCGTTCCGAGGACGAGCAATTTAACGACGAGAAGGCGTATCTGATTAAACAGATTAAAGAACTTAAGTCTGTACATGATAATTAA
- the Mo25 gene encoding protein Mo25 isoform X2, with protein sequence MPLFGKSQKSPAEVVKALKEAVNALERGDKKAQEDVSKNLVHIKNMLYGTAETEPQADIVVAQLAQELYNSNLLLLLVQNLSRIDFEGKKDVAQVFNNILRRQIGTRSPTVEYICTKPEILFTLMSGYEHQDIALNCGTMLRECARYEALAKIMIYSDDFYNFFRYVEVSTFDIASDAFSTFKELLTRHKILSAEFLEIHYDKVFSHYQRLLNSENYVTRRQSLKLLGELLLDRHNFTVMTRYISNPDNLKLMMNMLKEKSRNIQFEAFHVFKVFVANPNKPKPILDILLRNQEKLIEFLTRFHTDRSEDEQFNDEKAYLIKQIKELKSVHDN encoded by the exons ATGCCTCTGTTTGGAAAGTCCCAAAAGAGTCCGGCGGAAGTGGTGAAGGCTCTGAAGGAGGCGGTAAACGCATTGGAGCGCGGGGACAAGAAG GCGCAAGAAGATGTAAGCAAGAATCTTGTGCACATTAAAAACATGCTGTATGGCACGGCCGAGACAGAACCGCAAGCGGACATTGTGGTGGCACAATTGGCCCAGGAATTGTACAACAGCAATCTGCTACTTTTGCTCGTGCAAAATTTGAGTCGCATCGACTTTGAG GGAAAAAAGGATGTTGCACAGGTCTTTAATAACATTCTACGGAGACAGATCGGAACTAGATCACCCACCGTAGAGTATATATGTACCAAACctgaaattctttttacacTTATGTCTGG TTACGAGCACCAAGATATAGCACTCAACTGCGGCACAATGTTGCGAGAATGCGCGAGATATGAAGCTTTGGCCAAGATCATGATTTACTCGGATGACTTTTACAACTTCTTTAGATATGTTGAAGTCTCTACGTTCGATATCGCGTCTGACGCTTTCTCTACGTTTAAA GAACTACTTACAAGGCACAAAATACTCAGCGCCGAATTTTTAGAGATACATTACGATAAAGTTTTCTCGCATTATCAGAGGTTACTCAATTCAGAGAACTATGTAACACGACGACAGAGTTTAAAACTGCTGGGTGAGCTATTGCTCGATAGACACAATTTTACG GTTATGACGCGATATATATCAAATccagataatttaaaattaatgatgaaCATGCTGAAAGAGAAATCTCGCAATATACAATTTGAGGCTTTCCACGTCTTCAAG GTATTTGTGGCGAATCCTAATAAACCGAAACCCATTCTGGACATATTGCTCCGTAATCAAGAAAAGCTGATCGAATTCCTGACGCGCTTCCACACGGATCGTTCCGAGGACGAGCAATTTAACGACGAGAAGGCGTATCTGATTAAACAGATTAAAGAACTTAAGTCTGTACATGATAATTAA